The segment CGCCCTCGCGGTCGTAGAGGTACTGCCCCTGCCCCTTCTGGAAGCCGACATCGTAGCCGATGGTCTTGAGGACCCGAACGAACTGCTCGTTCAGGTACCGATTATGCAGGGAGCTGCGCTGGGCCTGTCGGTCCGCGAACAGCTGAGACATGTCTGGATTTGGACTGTTCATCCGCTACATACTTCGGTTGAGGGCCGCTTCGTCAACTGAAAACGGTCAGTAAACGGAAAAGGGTCTGTACGGCCTTTTGCCCTTTTTCGGACCATCTTCGCAAGCACAGCTTTAAACCATGTTGCACCGCCAAGGAACACTCATGCGTTTGGCCATTTTCACCGGAATAATACTGGCTGGCAGTTACACCAGCCTGACTCCTGCGCTCGCCGCCGATCCTACCGGCGACTGGCGGGTCGCCGACGGCGTCGCCAACGTTCGCGTCGCCCAATGCAACGGCAGCATGTGGGGTGCGGTTTCCTGGGAAACGCAGCCCGGCGGCCGCGACGAGAACAACCCGGATGTCTCAAAAAAGAACAGGCCGACACTGGGTATGGCGATCCTGATCGACATGAAGAAGAAGCCCGGCGCGGAGCAGTGGGAGGGGCAGGTCTACAACGCCAAAGACGGTCAGATGTACAGCGCGACCATCACGCCGGTCGGCACCGACCAGATGGAGATCAAGGGCTGCGTGATGGGCTTCCTTTGCGGAGGCGAGACCTGGACCCGGGTCGGCCCGCCAATCCCCTCGAGCGCCGCCAATGCCATGGCCAAGGGCGCGCCGAAGACCACCGGTGTGGCGCCCAAGGCCGCACCGGTGGCCGCCGCGCCGGCGCCGACAA is part of the Bradyrhizobium commune genome and harbors:
- a CDS encoding DUF2147 domain-containing protein — encoded protein: MRLAIFTGIILAGSYTSLTPALAADPTGDWRVADGVANVRVAQCNGSMWGAVSWETQPGGRDENNPDVSKKNRPTLGMAILIDMKKKPGAEQWEGQVYNAKDGQMYSATITPVGTDQMEIKGCVMGFLCGGETWTRVGPPIPSSAANAMAKGAPKTTGVAPKAAPVAAAPAPTTGAQKSTAAAKPGQKGTADAVGDICLLPEIAGFAH